DNA sequence from the Novosphingobium sp. KACC 22771 genome:
ACCGGCCACCAGCTGGATCGCGCCGGCCAGCACCAGCATCGGCCCGAGGGCCGAGAGCCCGTGATCGCGCACGAATTCGAAAACGATCACCGCCAGACCCGCCGCCGGGCCCGACACCTGCAAGGGCGAACCGGCCAGCGCGCCCACGATGATGCCGCCGATCAGGCCCGTTACCAGGCCTTTTTCCGGCGGCACGCCCGAGGCAATGGCGATGCCCATGCAAAGGGGCATCGCCACGAGAAAGACGACTATGGAGGCGGTGAAATCGCGCGCGAGAAACGCGCCGATCCCGCTCTTTTGCGCCGTCTGGCTCATTCAGCCGCCTCCGCGATCGGGGTTTCGTCGGCCATCCGGTTCGAAGCGGGCAGCGCGACGGGCAGGGGGGTGTCTTCACGCAGCGGCACGAAATGGCCGGTGTCGCCGTCAAGGCCCAGCACCTGACCGGCATGAATATCGACAAACCAGCCGTGGAGCGCCATTTCACCGCGGGCAATGGCGGCGGCCACCGAGGGGTGGGTGCGCAGGTGGGCGATCTGGGCGATGATGTTTTCCAGCGTCACGGCGCGCACGCGGTCACCATCCTTCAGATGGCCTTTGCAGCTCGACACGATATGTTCGGCCGCCGCGCCATGGCCCAGCCACGCCTTGACATTGGGCATGGCCTCCAGCCCGACCGGATTGGCCAGCGCCTTCATCGCGCCGCAGTCCGAATGGCCGCAAACGATAATGTCGCGCACGCCCAGCGCCATCACCGCATATTCGACCGTGGCCGAAACGCCGCCAAGCTGGGTGCCATAGCTGGGCACCATGTTGCCCGCGTTGCGGCAGACGAAAAGGTCGCCGGGCTGGGCCTGCAGGATCTGTTCGGGCACGATGCGCGAGTCCGCGCAGGACACCATCAGCGCCTTGGGGCTCTGTCCGTGGGTGGTCAACTTGTTGAACAGCTCGCCACTGGCCGGAAAAGTGGTCTTTTCAAAGCTGAATACGCGGCCAATCAGTTCGTTCATGGTCACACCTTTTGATCTGTTGCCATCCGCCTGTGGGACTGGCCAATGGGATCAATCTATGTGTCCGAGTTTGCTATGACCGCGCCGTTATGTAAGGAAGTGTTGCTGAAAAACGGTCGCGCCGCCCTGCCGATGTCGGCGCCGACATCGGCGCCTACATCGGCGGCTGGGGCAGGCGGATGAGGGCGCGTAGTCCGCCTTCCGGCTTGTTTGAAAGGATCAGTTCGGCCCCCTCGCTGCGCAGGACGCGCACGACGATGGGCAGGCCCAGCCCCATGCCCGCCGTGTTGCGCGCCCGCGCGCTGTCCAGCCGGATGAAAGGTTGCAGCACCTTGCCCAGATGTTCTTCGGGAATGCCGGGGCCGTCATCCTCAACGGCCAGTGTGACGCTGGCCTTTTCGATCTCGACCCGCACCATCACATTGCCGCCGTAATGCAGCGCGTTTTCGATAAGGTTCGACATGGCCCGGCGCAGCGAGACCGCGCGGGCCTTGACGATCAGGCGGTCGGGCCCTTCATACTCGGCCGGATAGCCGCGATCCTGCGCCCCATCGACCAGCGTTTGCGCCATGGCGGCCAGATCGACGGGCTCCTTGGCGGGGCCGGGTTCGTCCAGCGCGACGAAATCCTGAAGCGAAGCCAGCAGATCGCGCATTTCCGACAGATCGCCGTCCAGCGCGTCGCGCTCCTCGCCGTCCATCGGCACACCGTCCAGCCGCAATTGCATCCGCGCCAGCGGCGTGCGCATGTCATGGCCGATGGCCAGCATGGTCTGGGTGTTGGCATCGAGCAGGTCGTCGATGCGCCGCTGCATCGCGTTGAACGCACCGATCAACTCGCGCACCTCGGCCGGGCCGTCCATTTCGATCGGGCGGGCATGGGGCGTGCCGACATGCCGACTGGCCCGCACCAGCCGCCGCAGCGGGCGCAGCGAGGCATAGACCAGAAACCACGCCAGCGGCACCAGCAGCAAGGTGGGCAGAATGATGCGCAGCAGATAGCTGGCGCGCAGGACGAAGATATCGCGCGCCTCGCTGTGGAAGGTGACGAGCGAGGCATCCGCCAGCATCATCGAGCCATCGACCTCATGGCGGGCATGCAGCGGGGCCAGATGCAGTTGCAGGCGGTACTGGTTCAACTGTGGCTGATAGGTGATCAACTGCTGCTGCATTTTGCCAAGATCGAGCGCGGCCAGCGGGCGTTCGCCCCCTTGCGGTTTCCACACCAGCCTGAGGCCGGGGCGGCTCAATTCCCGCGCAACAAGCTCGCGCCGGGGCGAGGGCGTATCGTTCAACAGGCGCGCCGCCACCACCAGATCATCGGCCAGACTGTCGGCTTCTTCCGCCTCCAGCGCAAATTCGTTGGCGCGTTCAAACAGGACCGCGTTGGCGCCGATGTCCACCAGCATGACGACCGCGAGGATGGCCAGCATCCGCGCAGGCAGGCCGAGGGCATGCAGCCATTTCAATGGCGGGCAACCTCGGCGGTGAACATATAGCCGATGCCGCGCACGGTGGCGATCGGCGCCTGACCGCTGGGGTTGGACAGTTTGCGGCGCAGGCGGCTGACCAGAACGTCGATGCTGCGGTCCGAACTGTCGGACAGGCGCGTGCGCGACAGTTCGATCAGGCGCTGACGCCCGATCACGCGCTGGGGCTGGCCAAGGAAGGTGGCGAGCAGATCA
Encoded proteins:
- a CDS encoding carbonic anhydrase; the protein is MNELIGRVFSFEKTTFPASGELFNKLTTHGQSPKALMVSCADSRIVPEQILQAQPGDLFVCRNAGNMVPSYGTQLGGVSATVEYAVMALGVRDIIVCGHSDCGAMKALANPVGLEAMPNVKAWLGHGAAAEHIVSSCKGHLKDGDRVRAVTLENIIAQIAHLRTHPSVAAAIARGEMALHGWFVDIHAGQVLGLDGDTGHFVPLREDTPLPVALPASNRMADETPIAEAAE
- a CDS encoding ATP-binding protein; the protein is MKWLHALGLPARMLAILAVVMLVDIGANAVLFERANEFALEAEEADSLADDLVVAARLLNDTPSPRRELVARELSRPGLRLVWKPQGGERPLAALDLGKMQQQLITYQPQLNQYRLQLHLAPLHARHEVDGSMMLADASLVTFHSEARDIFVLRASYLLRIILPTLLLVPLAWFLVYASLRPLRRLVRASRHVGTPHARPIEMDGPAEVRELIGAFNAMQRRIDDLLDANTQTMLAIGHDMRTPLARMQLRLDGVPMDGEERDALDGDLSEMRDLLASLQDFVALDEPGPAKEPVDLAAMAQTLVDGAQDRGYPAEYEGPDRLIVKARAVSLRRAMSNLIENALHYGGNVMVRVEIEKASVTLAVEDDGPGIPEEHLGKVLQPFIRLDSARARNTAGMGLGLPIVVRVLRSEGAELILSNKPEGGLRALIRLPQPPM